Proteins encoded together in one Falco biarmicus isolate bFalBia1 chromosome 4, bFalBia1.pri, whole genome shotgun sequence window:
- the LOC130148445 gene encoding AN1-type zinc finger protein 5-like isoform X1 has product MAQETNQTQVPLLCTTGCGFYGSPRTNGMCSVCYKEFLQRQQSSDRISPPAPSGPNSSPMASDSIAGQRAEGDSTPEDAKASAQTPVTHQMTAMSISREENSSETEEFIKTEEASSASSSSGTLLEVSQNTTAEDKTASEKPKQKKNRCFTCRKKIGLTGFDCRCGNLFCAIHRYSDMHSCPYDYKAEAAEKIRKENPIVIAEKIQKL; this is encoded by the exons ATGGCTCAGGAGACAAACCAAACCCAGGTGCCTCTGTTGTGTACCACAGGCTGTGGGTTTTATGGCAGCCCCCGGACCAACGGGATGTGCTCCGTTTGCTATAAGGAGTTTCTACAGAGACAGCAGAGCAGTGACCGGATAAGCCCCCCAG CACCCAGTGGTCCCAACAGCAGCCCCATGGCTTCAGATTCAATTGCAGGGCAGCGTGCAGAGGGAGACTCCACACCTGAGGATGCAAAAGCCAG TGCTCAGACTCCTGTGACCCATCAGATGACGGCCATGAGCATatccagagaagaaaacagcagtgagaCAGAAGAGTTCATTAAGACAGAAGAAGCCTCATCAGCATCTTCCTCGTCAG GTACCCTGCTTGAAGtatcccagaacaccacagctgAGGATAAGACGGCTTCAGAAAAACCGAAACAGAAGAAGAATCGCTGCTTCACTTGCCGGAAGAAGATAGGGCTAACCG GCTTTGACTGCCGCTGTGGGAACCTGTTCTGTGCCATTCACCGGTACTCTGACATGCATTCCTGCCCCTACGACTACAAGGCAGAAGCCGCTGAGAAGATCCGTAAGGAGAACCCCATCGTTATTGCTGAGAAGATCCAGAAGTTGTGA
- the LOC130148445 gene encoding AN1-type zinc finger protein 5-like isoform X2 has translation MERMLFPSLAGFSFAESLCRCPMYRLCNIAPSGPNSSPMASDSIAGQRAEGDSTPEDAKASAQTPVTHQMTAMSISREENSSETEEFIKTEEASSASSSSGTLLEVSQNTTAEDKTASEKPKQKKNRCFTCRKKIGLTGFDCRCGNLFCAIHRYSDMHSCPYDYKAEAAEKIRKENPIVIAEKIQKL, from the exons ATGGAAAGGATGCTCTTTCCATCATTAgcaggattttcttttgctgagagTTTGTGCAGATGCCCCATGTACCGACTTTGCAATATCG CACCCAGTGGTCCCAACAGCAGCCCCATGGCTTCAGATTCAATTGCAGGGCAGCGTGCAGAGGGAGACTCCACACCTGAGGATGCAAAAGCCAG TGCTCAGACTCCTGTGACCCATCAGATGACGGCCATGAGCATatccagagaagaaaacagcagtgagaCAGAAGAGTTCATTAAGACAGAAGAAGCCTCATCAGCATCTTCCTCGTCAG GTACCCTGCTTGAAGtatcccagaacaccacagctgAGGATAAGACGGCTTCAGAAAAACCGAAACAGAAGAAGAATCGCTGCTTCACTTGCCGGAAGAAGATAGGGCTAACCG GCTTTGACTGCCGCTGTGGGAACCTGTTCTGTGCCATTCACCGGTACTCTGACATGCATTCCTGCCCCTACGACTACAAGGCAGAAGCCGCTGAGAAGATCCGTAAGGAGAACCCCATCGTTATTGCTGAGAAGATCCAGAAGTTGTGA